The Branchiostoma lanceolatum isolate klBraLanc5 chromosome 7, klBraLanc5.hap2, whole genome shotgun sequence nucleotide sequence ATATAGACAGTGCAAATGGCTACAAATGGAACAAGTGACCACATTaaaaactgctacggaatacaatcttaAAGCCTCGGCTTCAGGGTTTAGCTTTTTTTGGAGGCAGCGGAAGACGACGTGACCcacttttttctaaaatgaGTAGGTTCagtcccctctcactggacccgcgactgATTTGACACCGCGTTGAAAAAATGTAATcgaaaaaaaacgaatctttttacgctgtCAGTGATTTTTGGCCTGTTAAGTCATACTAGtcaggctaactcaaattcgaCATAGGACGCAGTGAGGTCCAGACGCCCTAACCCTTCAAACGCGGAAAGAAAGGGGTACATAAAAAGGCTTGCTGAACGGATTGCAGCGGTATTGCTGttcatctaaatgtggcccgtgaacttagaatagtaattaggatacgttgagatcaAGAGAACTTAAtacaagtgtcaaattgtacgggccggatttaatgaacgagccacagggggtctagcCCTTACGACGCGGAAAGGAAAGGGTACATAAAAAgacttgctggacggattgcagcgctttttgctgtttatctaagtGAAACAGAATTGAAGCACTTGATGCAAGTATGATAGAAATATAAATGCACATAGTAGACTAGTTGGCAGCCACCAACGCAGGGAAATTTATGCTGACCTGTGCGCTGGCTAGACTTTCAAAAGGGATAATAGAATTGCTGATATAGTTCACGGAATATCAACTGATGATATCAAGTCGTTGTTTGATTAAttacaaatatgatattgtGAACTGTGTCGTTCGACAACTGACTGCGGCATGAGAACTTCTTTTCTTGCCTTAATTTGCCCATGTCATTATACATTTCTAACAGGGGACTGTGGCCACTTAAGAGAACACACAAGAGTGCCGCGCACATCAGCTTTGTGCAGACCAACGACATGCGTCGACGTAAGGTATTTACAGATTTCGCATTTTTTTCGCATAGTTTTAACTGTCTGTTGTTcgatgatgttgatgttgacaaTCCTAGTTTATAACATTGATTAACACTGTGGGGCTCGGGGTCAATCAGAAAGTAGATCTGTAACTTACTATGATACTTCCTGATTTTACTCAGATGTGACTGTACTAAGATGAATACATTTGTCTATGCGTGAGGTGAAGTTCTTCTTCATAATCCAAGTCTCTCGAATTTCTAAAGTCTAAAATCCACGTTATTTTCCATATTCCCACACATTTTCATCGCCAAGGTCATTAGAAAGTAACTTTCTTATATACCCCAGTGTCTATATACATGCAGATTGGTACTGTGACTTGTACACTGGCTGTTTTTTTCAACATGATTAAAAGAAATAATTTAGCTATGCTCTAACAAAGTACATAAACATAACGAACTGCATAAGCATGACCCAGTGATCCCGCCTTGTTCGACGCAAAATTTTCGCGCGTCAAAACATGACTCTTCACCGTTAATGCCCCGGTCACGTGCACATACATGCTACGATGAACCTGAGATAGATGCGCTttactagcctggaatctatcCTATTTAgtttccgtccgctaccctagctccgctgcgctacccaagtgTTTCATGACACTCGTACACAAGCCACTAGCAAAAGAAGGCTGATTaaatgtttgactttgagtGGGGTAATCTCGACACTTGTATATGTGACCCACTCACacaagcaggcctggtgctcgttACATCGACTTACAATCATGATAAGTTGTGTATCATTGGAATGAAAAATATGCGAGCTTTCCAatcatatatataatacattgaaaatgatccagaaaagttaagtttccaaactttttgtgccatttttaaattGAAATAGTTCAACGATTATATAACCATTAATGTTGCCTGTCATCGTCTAAAATAGCCATGCTACCAAAGCCTAGCGGAAAACATCCTCGCCGTGTTCGGGTCGGCTGGGGCGGCAGACGGCTGCAAATACTACTCTGCACAATCACTCTGGGGTTCAGTGGCCGTTCGATGTGGGCTAGCCGACAACAGAAAGAACCGCCGAAATGTGCAGACTCAATGGGCAAGAAACAGGGGAAATGTCCGGAGCTTGTTCAATAAGGTAGGTTTGTAATAAATCTCAAATACAtgaaataagtttttttttcatgttttctgATCACCCTATTAAAGGTCATCACAAAAATTATTACTCAGACACCGAAATGATATTACGTTAAAGCATTCTCCCTCAAAACATATAATAACAAAAGCATACCACTTTCGGTTTCAATTCACGTTCATAAAGAAATATGGTATGGAAAAAACACAGGCTATTACCGTCACTGTACACTGTCAGTCTAAACGACTGGGACCTTACAACTGCGAATGATGCATGCAAACTCAGGTAAAAAACAATCAAATTCAAGCTGAGGTACAGTGCAGATTAAATTGAATAGTACTCCACTGTTACGGACTCAAGTTGGAGGGGTGTACTTTGTTGCACTGGCCGCGATCGAGTTCAAATACATAACTAAAAGAAAGAATTAGCATAATTGTAGTCGCATCTAGACGACAGTAGCCCTACGACTTACGAGTGTACTGACAACGGATGTTGTACTCCTTTAAAGGTCTTGCGAAATGACAACATGAAAAGGAGACTGCGCCCGAACCCAACACAGGTACAGTTAGAACCATTTGCGTTTTTGTAGCAAGAAATGGAAGTTTGATAACAGAGTTTAATCTGATATGGGTTATGAAAGATTTGTACAGTGTATCAGTACCTTTCGGTTTTCTAATCTTATTCAGTGGTTTGTATCAAAACCCGTACATTTGGTGCCTGTGGCATTGTCTCTAGATGATTGTGAAAGTCTTGATTTTCTGTTAATTTTGACCTTACGTGAATATGGCCTTCGTTACAGCCTGATGCCCCTGACAACGGGACAGGTGTTGATGAACTGGACACGCAgaacaaagaacatgacgaAGAAACTGACGCGGCCGGTCTGGTAAGTGATCTGTACAGTGTGGTCGTTTAGACTGACAGACAGGGtacactgtacactgtacactgTCAGTCTAAACGACTGGGACCTTACAACTGCGAATGATGCAAACTCAGGTAAAAAAACAATCAAATTCAAGCTGAGGTACAGTGCAGATTAAATTGAATAGTACCCCGCTCTTAATCTTACAGTGTCAAGTTGGAGGGATGTACTTTGCTGCACTGGCCGCGAGTTCAAATACATAACTAAAAGAAAGAATTAGCATAATTGTAGTCGCATCTAGACGACAGTAGCCCTACGACTTACGAGTGTACTGACAACGGATGTTGTATGCCCTTAAAGGAGGTGCAGACTGACAGCATTAAAAGGAGACTGCGCCAGAACCGACCAGAGGTAAATTTGATTGTGACTTTTCATGCTGCTAGATATAATGCTTATGATAATATTCATTGCATAATCAATCCCCAGGCGGATAAATGCATAGGAGACCATAATTGGTGTAAATGAGGTAGTaaattgataatgataacgttGACATTGAAGTGAAATACAATATTAAATAATTCACCAATGTACATCCGTTCTAATCGAATTTTTCTCGCGTTTTAAGCAGCAAATTATATTGACCTTGCTTCATTTATATGAACGTTTAAAACAGGCTTGCAGCGCAATGGAAGAACGCTATGCAGAACTGCaatctttcattttgataaAATATGAATCCGAGGTGGTGATCGTGTCTTTACCAGTATTGCACATATAACAATTAGAAAACCATTTGCGTCTTTGTAGAAAGCAATGGAAGTTTGATAACGGAATTTAGTCTGATATGTTTTATAAAAGATTTTACAGTGTATTGTGATTagtaccttttgttttactAATCTTATCAAGTagtttgtattaaaaaaagtacatttggtGCTGGTAACATTGTCTTGTGATGTTCTCTTTTGTAGAAGCGATTTTCTGATAACTGGATTACTTGGGGTAGTGTTGAGTGGAAGGATATGGAGGTGAGTTTGTATCTCTGACATTTTTAGTCCCTTACCTTTACGCTGTATTCGTCTTTGTTCAACAATTTTGGTTGACGAGCATGCagtaacattatatatatatatatatattggtaaCTCTTGCTGTATTTTTACTTACAGGCTGACACGAGTGACGGGAGGAGGAGGAAGCAGGAACTTGCCGCTGAGTAAGTTTTTTACGTATCTCCCTCGCTTGGATTCAATATTCCAAGATTTGAAGTTGTGTGTTGTAGAAGAAATAGTGATGTATACACATAAACATGACATCACTGAAATTGGACGGAAGCCGTGGCTTGCACTTGGATCATAGCGCAGACTTTCACTGAGAAAGAGTGATGACAGCAAAGAAATAGTTGAGTGATACTGGAAGGTCCATCATATCTATGTCTGAGCACCGCTGCAACATTTCAAGACCTTACCAGTAATCATATTTTAGTTATGTAGTCTCCACTGTAAGACTTCATAGTATCCAGTGTGTTTAGAATTGGTTTTACAGCTAAGGCATTTTCCGCTTTTTAGGATGGACATTACACATGTAAGGAACAACCTGGAGAAGAAAATTGTTGAGTTCATCAAAACCCAGGATGCCCAAGTAAGACCAATGTATCTACTCAGACTTGTTTCCACCATGATCATTCTTactctatttatttattttgcaaaaaaattattgaaTAAATGCAATATTGCTAATATTTATAACTTCGTGATAGCAATTATTACGCCTGTACAATTTTCACATGaatttattttcactttttatGTAAATACTTCAAGTAACCATGCCTATCATCTTAATTCACATTGTTTTGTTCCATTAGTGTGGCTTATTTTGTGGTTTCCTCTTAGGAAGGTTATagggttttgtttatgtttgtaatttgttctgttttgaaacattttagaaTCATCTGACTGGTATTCACAATGGATCAATCCCATCGCAAAGACACCAGGCCTTCTACCACGTGAACAGATCTGTTCGTGGCACCCTAGAAGGACAGGGGTCTGGCTTTATAACAAGTGATGAGCTGGTAAGGATCAACCAATATttcatgtctgtacagatgcATCCTTTCGTATGGGGGTAAATTTGCGGGACTGACTTGCATTATTTTTGCTACTAGTTAGAAAGGTAGCTACATTTTGATCCCAAATTTCCTTTTACTTCTGAGTGAATGCGAGTGACTCAATTAAAACGAGTCTTGACTCAATCTCATCACATCAttatacaaagtacatgtatcaattatCACTTGCTGGAAtcattgttcatgtacatgtatttgtgagcAGTTATGAAAGACTCCTGTCTTTAGAGGATTGCATTTGTACCgagacgttaaaccggatagtgagtgattTACCTGATTTTGCCCAATATTCATCTATAATCTTTCTACTTTATATTTCCTTTAAATCAGGCCGATGAGCTGTTTGAGTGTCTGGCAGACCTTGATGTGAAGTGTGCTGAAGACAGACACTTTCCGGACACCAAATATGTGGGATATGTACTGATGCCCGAGGTGAGTGCttccaatgttttattcatacATTAATCACACAGTTCGACAAAGTATTGACATAGGAGTGTGAATGTACAATCTACATCAACATTGAAACGAGACTTACTGAATTGAGAGTTAATTGCAAGAACTTAGCTCTCTCACCAGAAATTCCGGTTCTAGGCCTGAACTGTATAGTTCTTAGCTAATTGCCAGAGTCCCATGTCCAGCTTAGGACTTGTATTGACATAGGTTGCATGTCCAAATAAAGTGAACATTTGATCATGTTTCATTGGAGTGATTGAGGATGCCTGTGAATATATTTCCCTGCATGGTCAATACATGGCCTGTTATATCTTTGTTGCAGGCAATTGTGTATGGCCTTCACAAGGTCAAAGACATCAGTATGGAGGCAGCTCAAAAACTGATGGACAAAGGACCAGAGTGGACCCCTGAGGAGAGAGTGTGGTTCAAGAATCCTTGAGGGCAGAGCAATGGCCAGAGGAGGAGAGGAGAAACGACACCGCTTAGATCGATAATAACAgtttcattgcaaattcatgttTGTAATTagccgtaggctaattgcatgttgacagtGTCGAAGTACAAATGCAAGGTAAAATAAAAGGTATACATCATGTAATACAAGATCACACGTGCATTAGGTAttctatgtcccaatgtgtcctaatcactgtttcaagttcacgagcaacatttagattgacagcaaatagcgctgcaatccgtccagcaagccattttaagtcccctttcctacccgcttttGAAAGGTTAGatccccgtggctcgtttattaaatccggcccgtacaatttggcacttgcattaggtactctatgtccaaatgtgtcctaatcactgtttcaagttcacgagcaacatttagattgacagcaaatagcgctgcaatccgtccaacaagcctttaaatgtacccctttcctacccgctcttgaaaggttagatcccccgtggctcgtttattaaatccggcccgtacaatttgacacttgcattaggtactctatgtcccagattgtcctaatcactgtttcaagttcacgagcaacatttagattgacagcaaatagcgctgcaatccgtccaacaagcctttaaatgtacccctttcctacccgctcttgaaaggttagatcccccgtggctcgtttattaaatccggcccgtacaatttgatacttgcattaggtattctatgtcccagagtgtcctaatcactgtttcaagttcacgagcaacatttagattgacagcaaatagcgctgcaatccgtccagcaagccatttaaagtcccctttcctacccgcttttGAAAGGTTagatcccccgtggctcgtttattaaatccggcccgtacaatttggcacttgcattaggtactctatgtccaaatgtgtcctaatcactgtttcaagttcacgagcaacatttagattgacagcaaatagcgctgcaatccgtccaacaagcctTTAAATGgacccctttcctacccgctcttgaagggttagatcccccgtggctcgtttattaaatccggcccgtacaatttgacacttgcattaggtactctatgtcccagattgtcctaatcactgtttcaagttcacgagcaacatttagattgacagcaaatagcgctgcaatccgtccaacaagcctttaaatgtacccctttcctacccgctcttgaaaggttagatcccccgtggctcgtttattaaatccggcccgtacaatttgatacttgcattaggtattctatgtccctgagtgtcctaatcactgtttcaagttcacgagcaacatttagattgacagcaaatagcgctgcaatccgtccagcaagccattttaagtcccctttcctacccgcttttGAAAGGTTagatcccccgtggctcgtttattaaatccggcccgtacaatttggcacttgcattaggtattctatgtccaaatgtgtcctaatcactgtttcaagttcacgagcaacatttagattgacagcaaatagcgctgcaatccgtccagcaagccattttaagtcccctttcctacccgcttttGAAAGGTTagatcccccgtggctcgtttattaaatccggcccgtacaatttggcacttgcattaggtattctatgtccaaatgtgtcctaatcactgtttcaagttcacgagcaacatttagattgacagcaaatagcgctgcaatccgtccagcaagccattttaagtcccctttcctacccgcttttGAAAGGTTagatcccccgtggctcgtttattaaatccggcccgtacaatttggcacttgcattaggtactctatgtccaaatgtgtcctaatcactgtttcaagttcacgagcaacatttagattgacagcaaatagcgctgcaatccgtccaacaagcctTTAAATGgacccctttcctacccgctcttgaagggttagatcccccgtggctcgtttattaaatccggcccgtacaatttgacacttgcattaggtactctatgtccaaatgtgtcctaatcactgtttcaagttcacgagcaacatttagattgacagcaaatagcgctgcaatccgtccagcaagccattttaagtcccctttcctacccgcttttGAAAGGTTagatcccccgtggctcgtttattaaatccggcccgtacaatttggcacttgcattaggtactctatgtccaaatgtgtcctaatcactgtttcaagttcacgagcaacatttagattgacagcaaatagcgctgcaatccgtccaacaagcctTTAAATGgacccctttcctacccgctcttgaagggttagatcccccgtggctcgtttattaaatccggcccgtacaatttgacacttgcattaggtactctatgtccaaatgtgtcctaatcactgtttcaagttcacgagcaacatttagattgacagcaaatagcgctgcaatccgtccagcaagccattttaagtcccctttcctacccgcttttGAAAGGTTagatcccccgtggctcgtttattaaatccggcccgtacaatttggcacttgcattaggtactctatgtccaaatgtgtcctaatcactgtttcaagttcacgagcaacatttagattgacagcaaatagcgctgcaatccgtccaacaagcctTTAAATGgacccctttcctacccgctcttgaagggttagatcccccgtggctcgtttattaaatccggcccgtacaatttgacacttgcattaggtactctatgtcccagattgtcctaatcactgtttcaagttcacgagcaacatttagattgacagcaaatagcgctgcaatccgtccaacaagcctTTAAATGgacccctttcctacccgctcttgaagggttagatcccccgtggctcgtttattaaatccggcccgtacaatttgacacttgcattaggtactctatgtcccagattgtcctaatcactgtttcaagttcacgagcaacatttagattgacagcaaatagcgctgcaatccgtccaacaagcctttaaatgtacccctttcctacccgctcttgaaaggttagatcccccgtggctcgtttattaaatccggcccgtacaatttgatacttgcattaggtattctatgtccctgagtgtcctaatcactgtttcaagttcacgagcaacatttagattgacagcaaatagcgctgcaatctgtCCAGCAAGCCAttttaagtcccctttcctacccgcttttGAAAGGTTagatcccccgtggctcgtttagtaaatccggcccgtacaatttggcacttgcattaggtattctatgtccaaatgtgtcctaatcactgtttcaagttcacgagcaacatttagattgacagcaaatagcgctgcaatccgtccaacaagcctatttaagtcccctttcccacccgcttttgaagggttagaccccccccccctggctcgtttattaaatccggcccgtacaatttgatacttgcattaggtactctatgtcccagagtgtcctaatcactgtttcaagttcacgagcaacatttagattgacagcaaatagcgctgcaatccgttgagcaagcctttaaatgtacccctttcctacccgctcttgaagggttagatcccccgtggctcgtttattaaatccggcccgtacaatttgacacttgcattaggtactctatgtcccagagtgtcctaatcactgtttcaagttcacgagcaacatttag carries:
- the LOC136438061 gene encoding uncharacterized protein isoform X1 gives rise to the protein MRRRKPCYQSLAENILAVFGSAGAADGCKYYSAQSLWGSVAVRCGLADNRKNRRNVQTQWARNRGNVRSLFNKVLRNDNMKRRLRPNPTQPDAPDNGTGVDELDTQNKEHDEETDAAGLEVQTDSIKRRLRQNRPEKRFSDNWITWGSVEWKDMEADTSDGRRRKQELAAEMDITHVRNNLEKKIVEFIKTQDAQNHLTGIHNGSIPSQRHQAFYHVNRSVRGTLEGQGSGFITSDELADELFECLADLDVKCAEDRHFPDTKYVGYVLMPEAIVYGLHKVKDISMEAAQKLMDKGPEWTPEERVWFKNP
- the LOC136438061 gene encoding uncharacterized protein isoform X2, producing MRRRKPCYQSLAENILAVFGSAGAADGCKYYSAQSLWGSVAVRCGLADNRKNRRNVQTQWARNRGNVRSLFNKPDAPDNGTGVDELDTQNKEHDEETDAAGLEVQTDSIKRRLRQNRPEKRFSDNWITWGSVEWKDMEADTSDGRRRKQELAAEMDITHVRNNLEKKIVEFIKTQDAQNHLTGIHNGSIPSQRHQAFYHVNRSVRGTLEGQGSGFITSDELADELFECLADLDVKCAEDRHFPDTKYVGYVLMPEAIVYGLHKVKDISMEAAQKLMDKGPEWTPEERVWFKNP